The following proteins are encoded in a genomic region of Natrinema sp. DC36:
- a CDS encoding 30S ribosomal protein S28e, producing MSAEEEESGSTPAEVIEVVGKTGMHGEAMQVKCRIKEGENQGRIITRNCLGPVREGDVLQLRETAREADSIGGQ from the coding sequence ATGAGCGCTGAAGAGGAAGAAAGCGGCTCTACGCCCGCCGAGGTCATCGAGGTCGTCGGTAAGACCGGCATGCACGGCGAAGCCATGCAGGTCAAGTGCCGGATCAAGGAGGGCGAGAATCAGGGACGAATCATCACCCGAAACTGCCTCGGGCCGGTCCGCGAAGGGGACGTACTCCAGCTTCGCGAGACCGCTCGTGAGGCGGACTCCATCGGAGGACAATAA
- the rpl7ae gene encoding 50S ribosomal protein L7Ae — MSVYVTTDIPADLADDALEALEVARDTGRVKKGTNETTKAIERGNAELVYVAEDVSPEEIVMHLPELADEKGIPVVFIETQDDVGHAAGLEVGSAAAAIVDAGEAEDDVEDIADKVEDLD, encoded by the coding sequence ATGTCAGTTTACGTAACTACGGACATCCCAGCCGACCTCGCCGACGACGCCCTTGAGGCGCTCGAGGTCGCACGAGACACCGGTCGAGTAAAGAAAGGAACGAACGAAACGACGAAGGCGATCGAGCGCGGCAACGCCGAGCTCGTCTACGTCGCCGAAGACGTCTCCCCCGAGGAGATCGTCATGCATCTCCCTGAACTCGCAGACGAGAAGGGTATTCCTGTCGTCTTTATCGAGACGCAGGACGACGTCGGCCACGCCGCCGGCCTCGAGGTCGGCTCGGCCGCCGCGGCGATCGTCGACGCCGGCGAAGCCGAAGACGACGTCGAGGACATCGCCGACAAGGTCGAGGACCTCGACTGA
- the sod gene encoding superoxide dismutase, translating to MADHELPPLPYDYDALEPALSEQVLTWHHDTHHQGYVNGLNSAEETLAENREEGDFGSTPGALKNVTHNGCGHYLHTLFWENMSPNGGGEPEGDLADRIEEDFGSYEGWKGEFEAAAGAAGGWALLVYDPVSKQLRNVAVDKHDQGALWGSHPILALDVWEHSYYYDYGPDRGDFIDAFFDVVNWEKAEEEYQTCLGHFE from the coding sequence ATGGCTGATCACGAACTTCCACCGCTTCCGTACGATTACGACGCACTCGAACCGGCACTGTCCGAACAGGTACTGACCTGGCATCACGACACCCACCATCAGGGCTACGTAAACGGCCTGAACTCCGCCGAGGAGACCCTCGCGGAAAACCGCGAAGAGGGCGACTTCGGCTCCACGCCTGGAGCCCTCAAGAACGTCACCCACAACGGCTGTGGACACTATCTCCACACGCTGTTCTGGGAGAACATGTCCCCGAACGGCGGCGGCGAGCCGGAGGGTGACCTCGCCGACCGCATCGAGGAGGACTTCGGTTCCTACGAGGGCTGGAAGGGCGAGTTCGAGGCCGCCGCCGGTGCCGCCGGTGGCTGGGCACTGCTCGTGTACGACCCGGTTTCCAAGCAGCTTCGCAACGTCGCGGTCGACAAGCACGACCAGGGTGCACTCTGGGGCTCTCACCCCATCCTCGCGCTGGACGTCTGGGAACACTCCTACTACTACGACTACGGACCGGACCGCGGAGACTTCATCGACGCCTTCTTCGACGTCGTCAACTGGGAGAAGGCCGAAGAGGAGTACCAGACCTGTCTCGGCCACTTCGAGTAG
- the ndk gene encoding nucleoside-diphosphate kinase, giving the protein MSDHERTFVMVKPDAFARGLVGTVVSRLEDRGLKLVGIKVETMPRERAEEHYGEHEDKPFYDDLVDFITSGPVVPMVWEGQDATRQVRQMIGETDPLEAAPGTIRGDYALDLGRNVVHAADHEDEGANEREIGIHFDDDELIDYDQHDAEWLYE; this is encoded by the coding sequence ATGAGCGATCACGAGCGTACGTTCGTGATGGTCAAGCCCGACGCGTTCGCACGCGGACTCGTGGGAACTGTCGTCTCTCGACTCGAGGACCGCGGGCTCAAGCTCGTCGGTATCAAAGTCGAAACGATGCCCCGCGAGCGGGCGGAAGAACACTACGGCGAACACGAGGACAAGCCGTTCTACGACGACCTCGTCGACTTCATCACCTCGGGGCCGGTCGTCCCGATGGTCTGGGAGGGACAGGACGCGACTCGACAGGTCCGCCAGATGATCGGTGAGACCGATCCGCTCGAGGCCGCTCCTGGAACGATTCGAGGCGACTACGCGCTCGATCTCGGTCGGAACGTCGTTCACGCCGCAGACCACGAGGACGAGGGTGCGAACGAGCGCGAAATCGGGATCCACTTCGACGACGACGAGTTGATCGACTACGATCAACACGACGCCGAGTGGCTCTACGAGTAA
- a CDS encoding 50S ribosomal protein L24e, translating into MVEKRTCDYTGEEIEPGTGIMYVQTNGTVLHFVDSKAEKNFKLGREPRDLEWTEDGRRGKGPTQEDAPADEEAEQVPADEDEDLETEADDEAAADVPAGDEADDETEETDAEAEETDAEETEAEEA; encoded by the coding sequence ATGGTCGAGAAACGTACCTGCGACTACACTGGCGAAGAGATCGAACCCGGCACGGGCATTATGTACGTCCAGACGAACGGTACCGTGCTCCACTTCGTCGACTCCAAGGCGGAGAAAAACTTCAAGCTCGGGCGCGAACCGCGCGACCTCGAGTGGACCGAAGACGGTCGTCGCGGCAAGGGTCCCACGCAGGAAGACGCACCTGCCGACGAGGAGGCCGAGCAGGTTCCAGCCGACGAAGACGAGGACCTCGAGACGGAAGCCGACGACGAAGCGGCGGCGGACGTGCCCGCTGGGGACGAAGCCGACGACGAAACCGAGGAGACCGACGCCGAAGCCGAGGAAACCGACGCTGAAGAGACCGAGGCCGAGGAAGCATGA